The proteins below are encoded in one region of Planctomycetia bacterium:
- a CDS encoding FHA domain-containing protein → MFVTLQITSGPLTGRKAHLRAGQTLKVGRTEWADFSVPPDAQMAEVHFALACHAGACTIRDLSATTGLTVNGAKVSEAVVRAGDVIEAGTTKFAVRIEEPTSAGGTAAATAVGVGAVAVAVGSVGAASSGYEKIVTPLAIEVCKRLSL, encoded by the coding sequence ATGTTCGTTACCCTGCAAATCACTTCCGGGCCGCTCACAGGTCGCAAGGCGCACTTGCGCGCGGGACAAACGCTCAAGGTCGGCCGCACCGAATGGGCCGACTTCTCCGTACCGCCCGACGCGCAAATGGCCGAAGTGCATTTCGCTTTAGCGTGTCACGCGGGCGCCTGCACGATTCGCGACTTGAGCGCCACGACGGGCCTGACCGTCAACGGTGCGAAGGTCTCCGAGGCCGTCGTCCGCGCCGGCGATGTGATCGAGGCCGGCACGACCAAGTTCGCGGTGCGCATTGAAGAGCCAACGTCGGCGGGCGGCACAGCGGCGGCGACCGCAGTGGGCGTAGGCGCGGTGGCCGTGGCGGTCGGAAGCGTGGGAGCAGCCAGCAGCGGCTACGAAAAAATCGTTACGCCGCTCGCCATCGAAGTCTGTAAGCGATTGTCGCTCGA